In Bicyclus anynana chromosome 1, ilBicAnyn1.1, whole genome shotgun sequence, a single window of DNA contains:
- the LOC112053743 gene encoding metallo-beta-lactamase domain-containing protein 1 isoform X2, whose amino-acid sequence MCDIVVLHDGYSALKSTEEMSANCTCTLIKGRNNIIIDTMTPWDTDKIVSGLKQNNVTADDINYVVSTHGHSDHIGNNNIFLKAKHIVGFSISFKDSYYIHPFQEGDLFEKFEDIADPSLWLDAGSEDPTQQRRNRLKVAQLADWIVPGHGPKFEVTDEIRETLKTQYNNEITK is encoded by the exons ATGTGTGATATAGTAGTACTACATGATGGATATTCAGCATTAAAATCTACAGAAGAAATGAGTGCAAATTGTACTTGCACTCTGATAAAAGGtagaaataacataataatagatACAATGACTCCATGGGACACCGATAAAATTGTAAGTg GTTTGAAACAGAACAATGTTACTGCAGATGACATAAATTATGTTGTTTCTACTCATGGTCATTCAGACCACATAGGAAACAACAATATATTCCTAAAAGCTAAACATATTGTTGGCTTCAGTATCTCATTTAAGGATAGTTATTATATACATCCCTTTCAGGAAG gtgatttgtttgaaaaatttgaagaTATAGCAGATCCATCTCTATGGTTAGATGCAGGAAGTGAAGACCCAACTCAACAAAGACGAAATAGACTAAAAGTGGCTCAATTGGCCGACTGGATTGTGCCAGGACATGGGCCAAAATTCGAAGTGACTGATGAAATCAGAGAGACTTTGAAAACACAATATAACAATGAGATaacgaaataa
- the LOC112053743 gene encoding metallo-beta-lactamase domain-containing protein 1 isoform X1, whose translation MCDIVVLHDGYSALKSTEEMSANCTCTLIKGRNNIIIDTMTPWDTDKIVSGLKQNNVTADDINYVVSTHGHSDHIGNNNIFLKAKHIVGFSISFKDSYYIHPFQEGKEFIIDDYVKVIPTPGHTLSDVTVLAISSEKETFAIAGDLFEKFEDIADPSLWLDAGSEDPTQQRRNRLKVAQLADWIVPGHGPKFEVTDEIRETLKTQYNNEITK comes from the exons ATGTGTGATATAGTAGTACTACATGATGGATATTCAGCATTAAAATCTACAGAAGAAATGAGTGCAAATTGTACTTGCACTCTGATAAAAGGtagaaataacataataatagatACAATGACTCCATGGGACACCGATAAAATTGTAAGTg GTTTGAAACAGAACAATGTTACTGCAGATGACATAAATTATGTTGTTTCTACTCATGGTCATTCAGACCACATAGGAAACAACAATATATTCCTAAAAGCTAAACATATTGTTGGCTTCAGTATCTCATTTAAGGATAGTTATTATATACATCCCTTTCAGGAAG gaaaAGAATTTATAATAGATGATTATGTGAAGGTCATTCCAACACCAGGACATACTCTTTCAGATGTAACAGTATTGGCAATATCTTCTGAAAAAGAAACATTTGCTATTGCAG gtgatttgtttgaaaaatttgaagaTATAGCAGATCCATCTCTATGGTTAGATGCAGGAAGTGAAGACCCAACTCAACAAAGACGAAATAGACTAAAAGTGGCTCAATTGGCCGACTGGATTGTGCCAGGACATGGGCCAAAATTCGAAGTGACTGATGAAATCAGAGAGACTTTGAAAACACAATATAACAATGAGATaacgaaataa